DNA sequence from the Pyramidobacter porci genome:
CCGTCGGCAAGTTCGAGAAGAAGATGGGCATGAGGGGCACCGCCACCTGCGAGCTCTCTTTCGACAACATCGAGCTGCCCGCCGATTCTTTGGTCGGTGCCGAAGGCAAGGGCTTCATGATTGCCATGCAGGCGTTGGACGGGGCGCGCATCTCCATCGGCGCCATCGCTTCGGGGCTGATGCAGCACGCCATGGACAAGGCCGCCGCGTATGCCAAGGAACGCACGACGTTCGGCAAGCCCATCGCCAAGCACCAGGCAGTCGGGTTCAAGTTTGCCGATATGGCGGCCAAAATCCGCGCCACCGACCTGATGATCTGGGATACCTGCGAGCTCAAGCAGCAGGGGAAGCGATTCTCCGTTGAAGCGGCGGAACTGAAGCTTCTCGCTTCCAGATGGGCATGCGAAGTGTGCGACGACTGCATTCAGATTTTCGGCGGCAACGGCTACAGCGCGGAATTCGACGTCGAGAGATTCTATCGCGACGCCAAGCTTTTGGAAATCGGCGAAGGCACGAGCGAGATCCTGCGTCTGGTCATCAGCAGTTCCGTCCTCGGCCGATAGGTCCGCGTCCATCGAGGCCAGGGAATCCGATGAAAATCCTTGTTTTTGTCAAGCAGGTTCCGGATACTGACGACGTCACGCTCGACCCGAAAACGGGGCGGCTCGTGCGGGAAGGCGTGGAGAGCAAACTCAATCCGGTCGATGCGAACGCCGTCGAAGCGGCTGTGCAGCTCAAAGAAAAGTACGGCGGCACGATCGGCGTTGTCAGCATGGGGCTGCCTCAGGCGGAAGACGTTCTGAAAAAAGCGTTGGCGCTTGGCTGCGACGAGTCGTATCTGTTGTCGGACCGTCCGCTGGGCGGCGCGGACACGCTGGCCACGGCGTACACGCTGTCCCTGGCGGCACGCCGGATCGGCGGCTATGACCTGCTTCTGTTCGGACGCAATGCCGTCGACGGCGATACCGCGCAGACGGGGCCCGCTACGGCGGCTTTCCTTGGCATTCCGCAGATCACGCTGGCCTCCTCGATAGACGTCGAGGACGGCTGGGTCGTCTGCGAGCGCCGTCTGGAAGACTGCACGCAAAAAGTCAGGGCCAGAATGCCCGCGCTCGTGACCGTCACGGCGGAGATGAACAAACCGCGCTATCCCAAGCCCATCGATATCATGAAGGCGCTGAAGAAACCACGGCATACGTGGACCGCTCAAGATCTGGGGGCAGACCCCTCCCGGATCGGGATGAACGGTTCGCCGACGTCGACGCGCGGACTGATGGAGCCGCCGAAACGCAAGGCCGACACGAAGTATTTTCAGGGACAGCCGCGGGAAATTGCGATGCAGATCGCCGATCTGCTGCATAACGAACACCTGATTTAAGGAGGCGGACTTCATGGCACAAGAAGACTGCAAAGGAATATGGGTGTTTGCCGAACAGCGGAACGGGAAGTTGAACGCCACGGTTTTCGAAATTCTGGCACAGGCCCTTGATCTGAAAAAACACACGGGGGAAGAAATCACGGCGGTGCTTCTGGGCAAGGGCGTGACCGCGCTGCCCCCGGCTCTTTTCGAGCGCGGGGCCGACGCCGTGATCGTCGCCGAGAACGACGCCCTGGCGCAGTACAGCGCTCGTCCTTACGAAAAAGCCCTGACGCAGCTGGTTCAAAAGTATCGGCCTTCCATCCTGCTCTACGGGGCCACCTCTCTTGGAAGGGATCTGGCGCCGCGCGTGATGGTCGCTCTGCGCACCGGGCTGACCGCCGACGCGATAGAGCTGGGATTCGACGAGGAGGGCGTGTTTTATCAGACGACGCCGGCATACGGCGGCAATATTCTTGCCCGCATCGCGATCCTCGAAAAGAGGCCGCAGATGGCGACGGTCCGTCCGAAGATGTTCGATCCCGTCGAGCCGCGCCCCGGCGCTTCGGGCAGGATTATTGCCGAAACGGTAGACGTCGCGGCGGACGGCGATTACGAAGTTCTTGAAACAATGGCACGGCAGGATTCCGGCGAATCCATGGAAGATGCGGACGTTCTGGTTTCGGGCGGACGAGGGATCAAGAGCGAGGAAGACCTGAAGCGTTTGAACGAGCTCGCCGCCCTTCTGGGCGGATGTCTTGCGGCGTCTCGCCCGCTGGTTGACAACGGATGGCTTCCGCATGACCGGCAGATCGGCCAGAGCGGAACGACCGTGAAGCCCAAATGCATCCTCAACGTCGCGATTTCGGGCTCGGTCCAGTACCAGGTCGGCATGCAGAAAGCCGGCTGCATCATCAGCGTCAACCATACCAAGGGCGCCCCGATCTTCGACATCTCACACTACGGCGCGGTTGCCGACTACAGGACGCTGATCCCGGCCCTGATCGAGGAGATCAGAAGGCGAAAAGCCTGAGGATTCGGGCTCGAGCCTTGTGCGGAGATTTATATCATTTTTGAAGGAGGATCTTGTCCATGAGCGATCGTATGTTTATCATCCCGGAATTCGGCCCCCTTGCGGGGATGAGAATCATCGACAGCGGCTCTCTGATTGCGATGCCCTTTGCCGCCACGATGCTGGCCGATTTCGGCGCCGAAGTCATTCACATCGAACGTCCCGGCGCCGGCGACACGCTGCGTTTGATGGCGCCGTTCGCCACCGTCAACGGGAAAAAAGTTTCCACGGCCTGGGCGCAGGATGCGAGAAACAAGCTGTCGATGACGCTTGAGCTCAACCTCCAGCATGAGGAAGTCAAAGAGATATTTTATGGGCTCATCAAAGAAGCCGACGTCTTCATGGAGAACATGGTCTGGCTGGAAAAACTCGGCATCTACGACGAGGAGCTGCTGAAGGTCAATCCGAAGCTCGTCATCGTCCACGTCAGCGGGCTTGGACACAAGGAGTTCGGCGGCGTCCCCTCGGTCTGCAACAGAGCTTCGTACGACATGATCGGTCAGGCGTTTTCCGGATGGCTGTACCTGCAGGGCGACCCCGACCGCGATCCGTCGGTGTCCAAACCTTATACGAACGACTTCGTTTCGGCGTTCGCCGTTCTCTTCGGCACATTGAGCGCGTATATCAACGTTCAGAAGACGGGCAGGGGGCAGGTCGTCGACGTGGCGCAGTTCGAAGCGATGGCGCAGTATATGTGCGGCACCTACACGTCGTACACCATGGCCGGGAAAATTTCCGAAAGAAGCGGCAACGCCTCGCCGGCGTTCCAGCCTTACAACATCTTCAAGTCGAAGGACGGGTTCCTCGTGGCGCTCGGCGCCTTTGGCCCGGGAGTGTACAAGAGATTCATTCAGGGCGCCGGATTCGACCTCGACTATTTCAACTACGAGGATTGCTCGTCCGGCATAGAGGCCGTCGCCTCGCCCAAGGGACGCGAACTGGACCGGAAAGTCAACGAATGGTGCGCCTCTCTGACCGCCGCGGAAATCGAGCGGAAGATGGAGGAGGCGCGGGTTCCCTGCGCTACGCTGAACACGGCCAAATCCGCCTTCGAGAACGAGCATTTCAAAAGCCGCAATGACTGGATTAAATACGAGGATCAGACCGTCGAAACCGAAATCACCGCCTTCGGCATCGCCCCGAAGATGTCCGAGACGCCGGGCAAAGTCTGGCGCGGGGCGCCGAAGCTCGGTCAAGACACCGAAAACGTCCTCAAGACCATCCTTGGATACGATGACGCCAAGATTTCCTCATTGCGGGAGAAGGGGCTTATCTGATCAGACGCGCGAGCCTGTTCGCCTGTTCGGAGGAAAACCGTGCCGCAGAACCGCAAAAAAGCCGGAAAGAGCGCTGCGCTCTTTCCGGCTTTTTTGCGGCGGCGACGATGATTCCGCAGCTGGTCGTCACGTTTGATGCGTCATGATCGGGAAGAGAATGTTTTTAATTGCTCTAGGGGATTTTTTTGAAAAAACGCTTGACAGGTTTGTTAGGGGTGTTAAACTAACGGAGTATTAGTTAGCAATAACTAAGAAGAACTGTGAAACATGCGGTCCGAGACTTACAGGGAGTCCCGTCCGAAAGAGCGAATTCCGTACGGAGCAGATCTTTCCGCGAACAATGGAAGGTCTCGAGTGGAGCGTTGGCGCGCGAAGGATTTTTTTCGCGCGGCCGGATTTTTGTCTTTCGGCAGGGCCGAAGGCTGGAAATTTTAAATTCGAGTAAGGAGACGGCACGATGCAGACAAAGAACGAGTGGTGGCGCGGGTGGTCCATGGGGCTGCTCGCGGTCGCTGTTCTCTTCCTTCTCTTCTCTTCAGCGCAGGACGCTTCCGCGGCCAAGAAGAAGAAATACGACACGTGGAAAGCCGTGGCGGCGGACATGGCGATCGAGTTCTCGCGCGCGCGGGAGAACGTCGAGAAGGGCGAGTACAAAGCCGCCCACAAGAACATGAACGACGCCTATTTCGGCTATTACGAGATCCAGGGCTTCGAGAAAAACGTCATGGTCGCCATCTCGTCGGCCCGCGTCAATCATATCGAGGGCAAGTTCTCGGCCATCAAGCACGTGCTGCTCGGCAACAACGACTCGATGGACAAGGCAACGCTCGTCAACGAGATCGAAGACCTGAAAGTGAAAGTCTACAAGGACGCCATGGTCCTCGACGGCGACATCAGCGATACCGATCCGGACAGTCTCGGCGAGGCCGTCTACGGTTCGGCGGGCAGGCCGGCGCCGTACGGCGCGGAAGCCGCCGCCGAACCGGAAAAGAAGGACGGGCCCGAGAAGGCGGAAGCGGTGT
Encoded proteins:
- a CDS encoding electron transfer flavoprotein subunit alpha/FixB family protein, with product MAQEDCKGIWVFAEQRNGKLNATVFEILAQALDLKKHTGEEITAVLLGKGVTALPPALFERGADAVIVAENDALAQYSARPYEKALTQLVQKYRPSILLYGATSLGRDLAPRVMVALRTGLTADAIELGFDEEGVFYQTTPAYGGNILARIAILEKRPQMATVRPKMFDPVEPRPGASGRIIAETVDVAADGDYEVLETMARQDSGESMEDADVLVSGGRGIKSEEDLKRLNELAALLGGCLAASRPLVDNGWLPHDRQIGQSGTTVKPKCILNVAISGSVQYQVGMQKAGCIISVNHTKGAPIFDISHYGAVADYRTLIPALIEEIRRRKA
- a CDS encoding CaiB/BaiF CoA transferase family protein, with protein sequence MSDRMFIIPEFGPLAGMRIIDSGSLIAMPFAATMLADFGAEVIHIERPGAGDTLRLMAPFATVNGKKVSTAWAQDARNKLSMTLELNLQHEEVKEIFYGLIKEADVFMENMVWLEKLGIYDEELLKVNPKLVIVHVSGLGHKEFGGVPSVCNRASYDMIGQAFSGWLYLQGDPDRDPSVSKPYTNDFVSAFAVLFGTLSAYINVQKTGRGQVVDVAQFEAMAQYMCGTYTSYTMAGKISERSGNASPAFQPYNIFKSKDGFLVALGAFGPGVYKRFIQGAGFDLDYFNYEDCSSGIEAVASPKGRELDRKVNEWCASLTAAEIERKMEEARVPCATLNTAKSAFENEHFKSRNDWIKYEDQTVETEITAFGIAPKMSETPGKVWRGAPKLGQDTENVLKTILGYDDAKISSLREKGLI
- a CDS encoding electron transfer flavoprotein subunit beta/FixA family protein, whose amino-acid sequence is MKILVFVKQVPDTDDVTLDPKTGRLVREGVESKLNPVDANAVEAAVQLKEKYGGTIGVVSMGLPQAEDVLKKALALGCDESYLLSDRPLGGADTLATAYTLSLAARRIGGYDLLLFGRNAVDGDTAQTGPATAAFLGIPQITLASSIDVEDGWVVCERRLEDCTQKVRARMPALVTVTAEMNKPRYPKPIDIMKALKKPRHTWTAQDLGADPSRIGMNGSPTSTRGLMEPPKRKADTKYFQGQPREIAMQIADLLHNEHLI